A genomic region of Candidatus Rokuibacteriota bacterium contains the following coding sequences:
- a CDS encoding SDR family NAD(P)-dependent oxidoreductase, giving the protein MNLCLTALITGGGSGIGRATALRFGREGCAVAVNDVNLRAAETVAAGHESRRRRRSYEHPGRR; this is encoded by the coding sequence GTGAACCTCTGCTTGACGGCGCTCATCACCGGGGGCGGCTCGGGAATAGGTCGGGCGACCGCTCTGCGCTTCGGGCGCGAAGGCTGTGCGGTGGCTGTGAACGATGTGAATCTCAGGGCAGCTGAAACGGTCGCGGCCGGGCACGAATCTCGTCGTCGACGGCGGAGCTACGAGCATCCTGGACGTAGGTGA
- a CDS encoding BMC domain-containing protein, with product MAHGSVGIIETVGFVSLAQAVDTMVKTARVRVLRYEKVGDAIVSVCVVGDIGAVRVAVDAGLRAAEALGEAKAAVIANPSPGLAALLNTE from the coding sequence ATGGCGCATGGATCTGTCGGGATCATCGAGACGGTGGGATTTGTTTCGCTGGCGCAAGCCGTTGACACCATGGTGAAGACGGCAAGGGTCAGGGTTCTCAGATACGAGAAGGTGGGGGATGCGATTGTCTCGGTGTGCGTGGTGGGTGACATCGGTGCCGTGCGGGTTGCGGTGGATGCTGGACTCCGAGCCGCGGAGGCACTCGGAGAGGCGAAGGCCGCGGTGATCGCGAACCCGAGCCCTGGTCTGGCGGCGCTGTTGAATACGGAGTGA
- a CDS encoding alpha/beta hydrolase, protein MADIRMRRGFVDTLDGQMFYREMGEGSPIVLIHQILRTSLDYRLVMPLLGRSHRVIAFDWMGCGDSDAPPKPYTLEEHGSAICSALAELGISGAAVAGHHSGADVAMEVALQRPDIVSCVILSGLAYVGDTTMLRELHAKASKLADPVPRIDGTHLLDLWREGLQTNWGKPRLPADRLDLLSEFFLEQVKTGSRRFEPYVMQFSYDASKKLPLVSVPILFIRASDDVHICSASDEWLRDQPAARLVEIRVEGGGEMPRLYPEPWAKAILDFVDRR, encoded by the coding sequence GTGGCGGACATTCGAATGCGTCGCGGGTTCGTCGATACATTGGACGGCCAAATGTTCTATCGTGAGATGGGCGAGGGAAGCCCGATCGTGCTGATCCACCAAATCTTGCGCACTTCCCTCGATTACAGGCTCGTCATGCCCCTTCTCGGCCGATCCCATCGAGTCATCGCATTTGATTGGATGGGGTGCGGCGATTCCGACGCACCGCCGAAACCGTATACCCTTGAGGAACATGGCTCTGCCATCTGCTCAGCACTGGCGGAGCTTGGCATCTCGGGTGCCGCGGTTGCCGGTCACCATTCGGGTGCGGATGTTGCGATGGAAGTTGCGCTGCAGCGCCCAGATATCGTGAGCTGCGTAATCTTGTCAGGTCTCGCATACGTCGGCGATACGACGATGTTGCGGGAGCTTCATGCGAAGGCATCGAAATTGGCGGATCCGGTGCCGCGGATAGACGGAACACACCTTCTTGACCTGTGGCGGGAGGGGCTGCAGACGAACTGGGGGAAGCCTCGGCTGCCGGCCGATCGTCTCGATCTACTGAGCGAGTTTTTCCTCGAGCAAGTCAAGACTGGTTCACGACGGTTCGAGCCCTACGTTATGCAGTTCTCCTACGATGCCTCGAAGAAGCTACCTCTCGTCAGCGTCCCAATTCTGTTCATCCGCGCGAGCGACGACGTCCATATTTGCAGCGCCTCGGATGAATGGCTGCGCGATCAGCCGGCGGCGAGGCTAGTCGAGATCAGAGTTGAGGGAGGCGGCGAGATGCCGCGTCTCTATCCAGAACCCTGGGCCAAGGCGATCCTTGATTTTGTCGATCGTCGTTGA
- a CDS encoding LLM class flavin-dependent oxidoreductase produces MKMYEELIDHACRAEELGFGSFWVTEHHFWYDGYCPSLLPVLAGLARRTSRIKLGTGAFLLPLHDPLRVAEDAAVVDNLSHGRLMLGIGIGYRPEEFDGLGTEKRTRGERVVEGITVVQKALSEDSFSHHGKHYQYENVHVVPKPLQQPHPPIWFAGGTAIVSAERAGRHGLAYWHGPATTLEMVSACREAYFKGAKAGGVARESLKMAVMRDVCVARTQEEAERYMREDLIPQYEEQLVGFGFILDEAGNPLRKLPREHPFYRRLLDSFVVGTPEKVTRELKKYQALGIDVVMPRIFPAFFRNERILAEMELFATEVMPHF; encoded by the coding sequence GTGAAGATGTACGAAGAACTCATTGATCACGCCTGTCGGGCCGAGGAGCTTGGCTTTGGCAGTTTCTGGGTCACGGAGCACCATTTTTGGTATGACGGGTATTGCCCGTCACTGCTCCCTGTGCTGGCTGGTCTCGCTCGGCGAACCTCGAGGATCAAATTGGGCACAGGAGCGTTCCTCCTTCCGTTACATGATCCGCTGCGTGTGGCCGAGGATGCGGCCGTGGTCGACAACTTGTCGCACGGGAGGCTCATGCTGGGCATAGGCATCGGGTACCGCCCCGAGGAGTTCGATGGCTTAGGGACTGAGAAGCGGACGCGAGGGGAGCGAGTTGTCGAAGGCATCACGGTCGTGCAGAAGGCACTCAGCGAGGATAGCTTCAGCCACCACGGGAAGCACTACCAGTACGAGAATGTGCACGTCGTACCGAAGCCGCTCCAGCAGCCGCACCCGCCGATTTGGTTTGCCGGGGGCACCGCCATTGTTTCCGCCGAGCGAGCGGGTCGTCATGGGCTGGCGTATTGGCACGGTCCGGCTACGACCCTTGAGATGGTTTCGGCATGCCGTGAGGCGTACTTCAAGGGTGCAAAGGCAGGCGGGGTTGCGAGAGAGAGCTTGAAGATGGCGGTCATGAGAGATGTCTGCGTTGCCCGAACCCAAGAAGAGGCCGAGCGTTACATGCGGGAGGATCTGATTCCGCAGTACGAGGAGCAGCTGGTCGGGTTTGGGTTCATTCTTGACGAAGCGGGGAATCCGTTGCGGAAGCTGCCCAGGGAGCATCCGTTCTACCGACGATTGCTTGACAGCTTTGTTGTCGGCACCCCGGAGAAGGTGACAAGGGAACTCAAGAAGTACCAAGCATTGGGGATCGATGTGGTGATGCCGCGAATCTTCCCTGCGTTCTTTCGCAACGAGCGGATCCTGGCGGAAATGGAACTCTTTGCCACGGAAGTGATGCCGCATTTCTAG
- a CDS encoding amidohydrolase, whose translation MEIIDVRARPNTKEYMSLFEASPGIQMVFRKMGASMPASAPIDEFIRDMREAGISRIVCTGRDIETTGGWKVTNDYVASLMSQYPAHIIGVAGIDPLKGSGAVKETFRAVRELGLKGISIDPFAVGMYANDRRLYPVYELCAELDVPVFITIGPLPVAGPYLSFGSPMPIDEVATDFSRLKIVCSHGGWPFSREMVAITFRHDYVYFETSVYHFMPGAELCVEAANTCIPDRYLFATAFPFAPMKETVQRFRKLPFKPDVLEKVMYKNAADLFKLEPAAGTRSGRQLF comes from the coding sequence ATGGAAATCATTGATGTGCGTGCGAGGCCGAACACCAAGGAGTACATGTCGCTGTTTGAGGCGAGCCCGGGGATTCAGATGGTCTTCAGGAAGATGGGGGCGTCGATGCCGGCCAGCGCGCCGATCGATGAGTTCATCCGTGACATGAGGGAAGCGGGGATCTCCAGGATCGTGTGCACCGGGAGAGACATCGAGACGACCGGGGGATGGAAGGTGACCAACGACTACGTGGCCAGTCTGATGTCCCAATACCCGGCTCACATCATCGGAGTGGCTGGCATCGACCCGCTGAAGGGCTCTGGCGCTGTGAAGGAGACGTTCCGCGCTGTCCGGGAGCTTGGTCTCAAGGGCATCTCGATCGACCCGTTCGCTGTTGGAATGTACGCGAACGATCGCAGGCTGTACCCGGTCTATGAGCTCTGTGCTGAGCTCGATGTTCCTGTGTTCATTACGATCGGACCTCTACCGGTCGCCGGCCCGTACCTGAGCTTTGGGTCGCCCATGCCGATCGACGAGGTCGCGACCGATTTCTCGCGCCTCAAGATCGTGTGCTCCCATGGGGGCTGGCCATTCAGCCGGGAGATGGTTGCGATCACGTTTCGGCACGACTACGTCTATTTCGAGACGTCCGTGTATCACTTCATGCCAGGGGCGGAGCTGTGCGTGGAGGCGGCAAACACGTGTATTCCAGATCGGTACTTGTTTGCGACGGCGTTTCCTTTCGCGCCGATGAAGGAGACGGTACAGCGCTTTCGAAAGCTGCCGTTCAAGCCAGATGTGCTGGAGAAGGTCATGTACAAGAACGCGGCGGACCTATTCAAGCTCGAGCCGGCGGCTGGAACGCGCTCCGGCCGACAGCTGTTCTAG
- a CDS encoding BMC domain-containing protein: protein MPNALGFIETKGMVTAVCALDIMMKSAKVAFVGYENPGSGAVTGIVRGELAAVRHAVDTAAAGAQRVGEVIGTYVLTKLQRDLEGPFLLRAEGRRPALTSSARRLTIPEQTA, encoded by the coding sequence GTGCCGAATGCGTTGGGGTTCATCGAGACCAAGGGCATGGTGACCGCCGTGTGTGCGCTGGACATCATGATGAAGAGCGCCAAAGTGGCATTCGTGGGCTATGAGAACCCAGGGTCAGGCGCGGTGACCGGGATCGTACGCGGAGAGCTCGCTGCGGTGAGACACGCAGTGGACACCGCGGCGGCAGGGGCTCAGCGGGTTGGCGAGGTGATCGGCACCTATGTGCTGACCAAACTTCAGAGAGACCTTGAGGGACCGTTTCTCCTGCGTGCCGAGGGTCGCAGGCCTGCGCTCACCTCGAGCGCAAGGAGGTTGACCATTCCGGAACAGACGGCGTAG
- a CDS encoding polysaccharide deacetylase — translation MTAPRGAAGTPPRWPRDARAACAFTFDLDAETLWMARGISEPVTLSQGRFGPVEALPRILDILRLAGIRASFFIPAWVASHYPDAVRSIAGAGHEVGCHGDEHERVSELGPDREEAILLKSLEVLTPLAGKRPVGYRAPAWQFSASTLGLVTRHGFDYSSNMMDSLAPYLHPPVEGRSLVEIPVSWVLDDAPFFMFTGQRSIQAPGPVLQGWLTEFDGISEVHGVTNFTFHPQIIGRPSRLACLRELVDHVRHTPRTWVATLGEISAHWRQRGART, via the coding sequence ATGACTGCCCCACGAGGCGCCGCTGGAACGCCGCCCCGCTGGCCCCGGGATGCCCGGGCTGCCTGCGCCTTCACCTTCGACCTCGACGCCGAGACCCTCTGGATGGCGCGGGGCATCAGCGAGCCCGTGACGCTCTCCCAGGGGCGCTTCGGCCCCGTGGAGGCGTTGCCGCGCATCCTCGACATCCTGCGCCTGGCGGGCATCCGCGCCTCCTTCTTCATCCCCGCCTGGGTCGCCAGCCACTACCCCGACGCCGTCCGGTCCATCGCCGGCGCGGGGCACGAGGTGGGCTGCCACGGGGACGAGCACGAGCGGGTGAGCGAGCTCGGGCCCGACCGGGAGGAGGCGATTCTCCTCAAGAGCCTCGAGGTGCTGACACCTCTGGCGGGCAAGCGCCCCGTGGGCTACCGCGCGCCGGCCTGGCAGTTCTCCGCCAGCACCCTCGGGCTCGTCACCCGCCACGGCTTCGACTACTCCTCGAACATGATGGACAGCCTCGCGCCCTATCTCCACCCGCCCGTCGAGGGGCGCTCGCTGGTGGAGATCCCCGTCTCGTGGGTGCTCGACGACGCCCCGTTCTTCATGTTCACGGGGCAGCGGAGCATCCAGGCGCCGGGGCCGGTGCTCCAGGGCTGGCTCACCGAGTTCGACGGCATCAGCGAGGTGCATGGCGTGACCAACTTCACCTTCCACCCGCAGATCATCGGCCGCCCCTCGCGGCTGGCCTGCCTGCGGGAGCTGGTGGACCACGTCCGCCACACCCCGCGCACGTGGGTGGCCACGCTTGGCGAGATCAGCGCCCACTGGCGGCAGCGTGGCGCCAGGACGTGA
- a CDS encoding DUF4258 domain-containing protein produces the protein MNPTAWPDWWDWELDLSPHLIKRMDDRRFSEIDLRRMLQRASGRREDVVEGRWVIETRYRGRAWEVIVEPDQERQLLVVVTAYPIWE, from the coding sequence TTGAATCCGACCGCATGGCCGGACTGGTGGGACTGGGAACTGGACCTCAGTCCCCACTTGATCAAGCGGATGGACGATCGGCGCTTCAGCGAGATCGACCTCCGGCGAATGTTGCAACGGGCGTCCGGCCGTCGTGAAGACGTCGTCGAGGGCCGCTGGGTCATCGAAACACGATACCGCGGGAGGGCATGGGAGGTTATCGTAGAGCCGGACCAGGAGCGGCAGCTGCTGGTCGTCGTCACCGCGTACCCGATCTGGGAGTGA
- a CDS encoding amidohydrolase, which yields MTNIIDFRVRPSTAEFVSIADNPVFKDMMKWIGYEKKTSPVEHLVREMETAGISLAVVQGRDLETTFGWKVSNDHVASIVQRFPRNFVAFGGVDPNKGMEAVREVQRCIEKLKFKGISMDPYMHRRYANDKKLYPVYAKCAELGVPVILTSGPGAFVPGSVMEHTAPRVIDEVAADFPELTIVVSHGGFPWVTEMVGVAMRHVNVFFDWSAYELMPGAELYVQAANTIIADKVLYASAHPFVDFKESLKRYEKLPFNEDVREKVMFRNAARILKVEVSVAAPAGRARMEPRAEGRSEGQVYYSGSPFVSVLQGSRGQGA from the coding sequence ATGACGAACATTATCGACTTTCGCGTTCGACCCTCCACGGCGGAGTTCGTGTCGATCGCGGACAATCCGGTATTCAAGGACATGATGAAATGGATCGGCTACGAAAAGAAGACCTCGCCCGTGGAGCACTTGGTCAGGGAGATGGAGACCGCCGGCATTTCGCTGGCCGTCGTGCAGGGAAGAGATCTCGAGACGACGTTCGGGTGGAAGGTCTCCAATGACCACGTCGCCAGCATCGTGCAGCGCTTTCCTCGGAATTTTGTCGCGTTTGGAGGAGTTGATCCCAACAAGGGGATGGAGGCCGTCCGGGAAGTGCAGCGGTGCATCGAGAAGCTGAAGTTCAAGGGGATCTCGATGGATCCGTACATGCACAGGCGATACGCAAATGACAAGAAGCTGTATCCGGTGTACGCGAAATGTGCGGAGCTGGGTGTTCCGGTGATTCTCACGAGTGGACCGGGTGCGTTCGTGCCCGGGTCTGTCATGGAGCACACGGCGCCGAGAGTCATCGATGAAGTCGCGGCGGACTTCCCGGAGCTGACGATTGTTGTTAGCCATGGGGGATTCCCGTGGGTCACGGAGATGGTCGGTGTCGCGATGCGGCATGTCAACGTGTTCTTCGACTGGTCCGCGTACGAGCTCATGCCGGGAGCCGAGTTATACGTGCAGGCGGCAAACACCATCATTGCCGACAAGGTGCTGTATGCCAGCGCGCATCCGTTTGTTGATTTCAAGGAGAGCTTGAAGCGGTACGAGAAGCTCCCGTTCAATGAGGACGTGAGGGAGAAGGTGATGTTCAGGAATGCCGCCCGCATTCTGAAGGTGGAGGTGAGTGTGGCGGCTCCTGCTGGTCGTGCGCGCATGGAGCCGCGGGCGGAAGGGCGCTCGGAGGGGCAGGTGTACTACTCAGGGTCCCCGTTCGTGTCCGTGCTGCAGGGGAGCCGTGGGCAGGGCGCGTGA
- a CDS encoding EutN/CcmL family microcompartment protein yields the protein MILGRVIGTVWATHKQEKLTGLRFLVVELVGSGRGAAERGEVIVAMDALGCGRGEMVLVVQGMTAQKVVGDAGIPIDAAVVALVDRVDYGQGDRAEGAEEGPPDPDHLTRLGS from the coding sequence ATGATCCTCGGAAGGGTAATCGGGACCGTATGGGCGACCCACAAGCAGGAGAAGCTGACGGGGTTGAGGTTCCTTGTTGTTGAGCTGGTAGGTTCTGGTCGAGGGGCTGCAGAGCGCGGGGAGGTCATTGTGGCGATGGATGCTCTGGGCTGCGGAAGAGGGGAGATGGTCCTGGTGGTGCAGGGCATGACCGCGCAGAAGGTGGTGGGCGACGCGGGGATCCCGATCGATGCTGCAGTCGTGGCGCTGGTTGACCGGGTTGATTACGGACAGGGTGATCGAGCCGAAGGCGCCGAGGAAGGACCGCCGGATCCTGATCACCTCACGAGGTTAGGGAGCTAG
- a CDS encoding MoxR family ATPase: MKEAMQRALEQIRRLEESVGRALVGKPEVVRLAVTGLLARGHLLIEDVPGVGKTTLGAALARSIGCGFQRIQFTSDMLPSDVIGVSIYQPEKGEFVFKPGPLFTNIVLADEINRTTPKTQSSLLEAMNEAQVSLDHATYPLPRPFMVLATQNPREYEGTFPLPESQLDRFLLRIRIGYPGAPDEKAILRGAGGAPQESVEPVLSAREVLALQAEAERVRAEESVLDYLMALVAATRASPFLSLGVSPRGSIALLRAARARALCDGRDYLVPDDVKALAVPALAHRVIVKAALGQAGGGADGESIIRALVQDTPVPR, encoded by the coding sequence ATGAAAGAGGCCATGCAGCGTGCCCTGGAGCAGATCCGCCGCCTCGAGGAGAGCGTCGGCCGGGCCCTGGTCGGCAAGCCCGAGGTGGTGCGCCTGGCGGTGACCGGACTCCTGGCCCGCGGCCACCTCCTCATCGAGGACGTGCCCGGGGTGGGCAAGACGACGCTCGGCGCGGCGCTGGCCCGCTCCATCGGCTGCGGCTTCCAGCGCATCCAGTTCACCTCCGACATGCTCCCCTCGGATGTCATCGGCGTCTCCATCTACCAGCCCGAGAAGGGCGAGTTCGTCTTCAAGCCCGGGCCGCTCTTCACCAACATCGTGCTGGCCGACGAGATCAACCGGACCACGCCCAAGACCCAGTCCAGTCTCCTCGAGGCCATGAACGAGGCGCAGGTCTCCCTCGACCACGCCACCTACCCGCTGCCGCGCCCGTTCATGGTGCTGGCGACCCAGAACCCCCGCGAGTACGAGGGGACCTTCCCGCTCCCCGAGTCGCAGCTCGACCGCTTCCTGCTCAGGATCCGGATCGGCTACCCGGGCGCTCCCGACGAGAAGGCGATTCTGCGGGGCGCGGGCGGCGCTCCGCAGGAGAGCGTCGAGCCCGTGCTGAGCGCACGGGAGGTGCTGGCGCTCCAGGCCGAGGCCGAGCGTGTGCGGGCCGAGGAGTCGGTGCTCGACTACCTGATGGCGCTGGTGGCGGCCACGCGCGCCTCGCCGTTCCTGAGCCTCGGCGTCAGCCCGAGGGGTTCGATCGCGCTCCTGCGCGCGGCGCGCGCCCGGGCGCTCTGCGACGGGCGGGACTATCTGGTGCCCGACGACGTGAAGGCGCTGGCGGTGCCGGCGCTGGCCCACCGCGTGATCGTCAAGGCGGCGCTGGGCCAGGCCGGCGGCGGCGCGGACGGCGAGTCGATCATCCGTGCGCTGGTCCAGGACACTCCCGTCCCCCGGTAG
- a CDS encoding LLM class F420-dependent oxidoreductase, translating to MRFGIFTGLTGTTWEDVAALWRHAEATGWDAACVTDHFMPNTPDRQGDALECWSTLSGLAALTSRMRVGTIVSGNTYRHPAVLAKTATTVDIISGGRLICGLGAGWQENEHQAYGIPFYTVGERLGRLAEACQVLTALWTQPRANFTGKYYTLADAPLMPKPVQRPHPELMIGGGGEKVTLRIAARWADHWNVWGGPLPLAQKGKILEEHCGAVGRDPATLLRSANMVLAMTEDPGEIEKAQRLYMARLGADEARARDTVLGGSAGQIRDTLGRLAEAGVGMLFVPTMFLPRDRRPALDRFISEVAPAFRAVGDPPR from the coding sequence ATGCGATTCGGGATCTTCACCGGGCTCACCGGCACCACGTGGGAGGACGTCGCTGCCCTCTGGCGCCACGCTGAGGCGACTGGCTGGGACGCCGCCTGCGTCACCGACCACTTCATGCCGAACACGCCCGACCGCCAGGGCGATGCGCTCGAGTGCTGGTCCACGCTGTCCGGGCTGGCGGCGCTCACCTCACGCATGCGCGTTGGCACCATCGTCTCCGGCAACACCTATCGCCATCCGGCGGTCCTCGCGAAGACGGCCACGACCGTGGACATCATCTCCGGGGGACGGCTCATCTGCGGCCTCGGGGCGGGGTGGCAGGAGAACGAGCACCAGGCCTACGGCATCCCCTTCTACACCGTCGGCGAGCGCCTCGGACGGCTGGCGGAGGCCTGCCAGGTACTCACGGCGCTCTGGACACAGCCGAGGGCGAACTTCACGGGCAAGTACTACACTCTGGCGGACGCGCCGCTCATGCCGAAGCCCGTGCAGCGCCCGCATCCCGAGCTCATGATCGGGGGCGGCGGCGAGAAGGTCACGCTCCGCATCGCGGCACGCTGGGCCGACCACTGGAATGTCTGGGGCGGGCCCCTGCCCCTCGCGCAGAAGGGGAAGATCCTCGAGGAGCATTGCGGCGCCGTGGGCCGCGATCCCGCCACGCTCCTGCGCTCGGCGAACATGGTGCTGGCGATGACCGAGGATCCCGGGGAGATCGAGAAGGCGCAGCGCCTCTATATGGCCCGCCTCGGCGCCGACGAGGCCAGGGCCCGCGACACGGTGCTCGGGGGCAGCGCCGGCCAGATCCGCGACACCCTCGGTCGCCTCGCCGAGGCGGGCGTGGGCATGCTCTTCGTCCCCACCATGTTCCTGCCCCGCGACCGGCGCCCCGCCCTCGACCGCTTCATCTCGGAGGTGGCCCCGGCCTTCCGCGCGGTGGGCGACCCCCCCCGCTAG
- a CDS encoding BMC domain-containing protein, with protein sequence MAEMSLGIVETRGYVGLIEASDAMVKAANVKVIKYEKVGGGRLAIAVAGDVGAVRVAVEAGVEAGKRSGDVWATVIANPTPDLSKFLSLTGGGE encoded by the coding sequence ATGGCAGAGATGTCACTGGGGATCGTTGAAACGAGGGGGTATGTGGGTCTCATCGAGGCCTCGGATGCGATGGTGAAGGCCGCCAACGTGAAGGTCATCAAGTACGAAAAGGTTGGCGGCGGACGACTTGCCATCGCTGTGGCCGGAGATGTCGGTGCTGTGCGGGTGGCAGTTGAGGCCGGGGTCGAGGCCGGCAAGCGATCAGGAGACGTCTGGGCGACGGTGATTGCGAATCCGACACCGGACCTGAGCAAGTTCCTGAGTCTCACGGGCGGAGGGGAATGA
- a CDS encoding BMC domain-containing protein: MMNGSLGLVETRGFVGLARVVDTMVKTAPVKVGRYHKIGGGFVMVCVEGPLSAVKYAADAAFQVAPEKHIAVAVLPAPSRAVLALLGLHSRPEIGEGLARIGPSASMGFLETRGLLPLALALDAMMKSVAVVFVGHELVGDGLVTACVVGDIASVQHAIDVGAHEASRVGEMVGAHLVTNPQMDFAQAFSEITRVKPSEGELTERSLFSDQQGQWGS, translated from the coding sequence ATGATGAACGGTTCTCTTGGCTTGGTGGAGACGCGAGGGTTTGTCGGGCTGGCACGAGTGGTAGATACGATGGTGAAGACCGCGCCGGTCAAGGTGGGAAGATACCACAAGATCGGGGGCGGCTTCGTGATGGTGTGCGTTGAGGGGCCACTCTCCGCGGTGAAATACGCAGCGGACGCTGCCTTCCAAGTCGCTCCCGAAAAACACATTGCGGTGGCGGTGTTGCCTGCGCCGAGTCGCGCGGTGCTTGCCCTATTGGGACTTCATTCGAGGCCCGAGATCGGTGAAGGCTTGGCGCGAATTGGTCCGTCCGCGTCGATGGGCTTCTTGGAAACGAGAGGCCTTCTGCCCCTGGCCCTCGCGTTGGACGCGATGATGAAGTCGGTCGCCGTGGTCTTCGTCGGGCATGAACTTGTCGGGGACGGCCTTGTCACGGCGTGTGTGGTGGGCGACATCGCTTCAGTGCAGCATGCGATAGATGTTGGAGCCCACGAGGCGAGTCGGGTCGGCGAGATGGTAGGAGCACACTTGGTCACGAACCCGCAGATGGATTTCGCGCAGGCTTTCAGCGAGATCACACGTGTGAAACCGTCCGAGGGCGAACTCACAGAGCGATCACTGTTTTCGGACCAACAGGGCCAGTGGGGGTCATAG
- a CDS encoding DUF2283 domain-containing protein has translation MKNSYLEVTFRHGQPLAAYLYLPRGPRDKSYRTERAARGLVIDFNRGGKPIGIEITAPAKLSAAALNRVLRRLGLPAVTRADLAPLRAA, from the coding sequence ATGAAGAACTCGTACTTGGAGGTTACCTTTCGACACGGTCAGCCTCTGGCGGCCTACCTCTACCTTCCACGGGGGCCGCGCGACAAGAGCTATCGGACCGAGAGGGCGGCACGCGGCTTGGTGATCGACTTCAACCGAGGCGGCAAGCCCATTGGCATCGAGATCACGGCACCAGCCAAGCTGTCCGCAGCAGCCCTCAACCGGGTCTTGCGTCGCTTGGGCCTACCGGCCGTGACGCGCGCTGACCTGGCGCCCCTTCGAGCTGCGTGA
- a CDS encoding Lrp/AsnC family transcriptional regulator, whose amino-acid sequence MSRSPSRNNEPQQLDLEIIARLQDDARMPFTAIAEELGLSESTVRKRVARLQKLGILHFTAFADPLRLGFQYWAQIQVMLDLATLETTAAELAKYPEIFFVGITATEYNLFLAGIFRSNADLLNFLTSRLSKMPGFRTSITSNVLKIFKRRGLFFADQPRRARRRSRILAGPSGADSDDPVRVGSQDKMIIALLQADGRKSLSRVAAELGIAEATAHRRVARLQQLGILHFEAFADPLRLGFQYCALLSLSVTPNRVSEVAARLATFPQLFFVSVTTGQCDIFVAGAFRSNEDFLRFLTRDIANIHWITGVSATNVLRLVKRQLLYPLLAEFEGRRPDSEKAARPPRASSARPRG is encoded by the coding sequence ATGTCACGCAGCCCGTCGCGCAACAACGAGCCTCAGCAGCTGGACCTGGAAATCATTGCCAGGCTCCAGGACGACGCGAGGATGCCGTTCACGGCAATCGCCGAAGAACTTGGGCTGTCTGAATCCACCGTCCGAAAGCGCGTCGCCAGGCTCCAGAAGCTCGGAATCCTGCACTTCACTGCGTTCGCAGATCCCTTGCGCCTTGGTTTCCAGTACTGGGCCCAGATCCAGGTCATGCTCGATCTCGCGACCCTGGAAACCACGGCTGCCGAACTCGCGAAGTACCCTGAGATTTTCTTCGTCGGCATCACAGCTACTGAGTACAACCTTTTCCTCGCCGGTATCTTCCGCTCGAACGCAGACCTCTTGAACTTTCTCACGAGCCGTTTATCCAAGATGCCGGGCTTTCGAACGTCCATCACCTCAAACGTCTTGAAGATCTTCAAACGTCGTGGACTATTCTTCGCGGATCAGCCCCGCCGCGCGCGTCGGCGGAGCCGGATCCTGGCCGGCCCATCAGGTGCCGATAGCGACGATCCGGTGCGTGTTGGGTCGCAAGACAAGATGATCATCGCGTTGCTGCAGGCTGACGGCCGAAAGTCCCTTTCGCGAGTCGCAGCTGAACTCGGTATCGCGGAGGCGACGGCACACCGGCGAGTCGCCCGCCTCCAACAGCTTGGCATCCTGCATTTTGAGGCTTTCGCGGACCCGCTACGCCTCGGTTTTCAGTACTGTGCGCTGCTCTCTCTTTCGGTGACGCCGAATCGCGTGAGTGAGGTCGCCGCAAGACTCGCGACGTTTCCTCAGCTGTTCTTCGTCAGTGTGACCACGGGCCAATGCGACATCTTCGTCGCTGGAGCCTTCCGCTCTAACGAGGATTTCCTTCGCTTTCTGACCCGCGACATTGCAAACATTCATTGGATCACAGGCGTGTCCGCCACGAACGTACTGAGACTCGTGAAGCGGCAGCTTCTTTACCCACTCTTGGCCGAATTCGAAGGCAGACGACCGGATTCCGAGAAGGCAGCGAGGCCACCCCGGGCTTCTTCGGCTAGACCGCGTGGCTGA